The following are from one region of the Parasphingorhabdus sp. SCSIO 66989 genome:
- a CDS encoding TrbI/VirB10 family protein, which yields MSDTINRDSTENPLPAANGGDGDRKESASAKVGAKVDMKKLALFGAGIFGLVAVGSGAFNSGGGDEEKPDREPVEVTMKESDPVSDRLNTQAIDPVDGAPLEQPGEEVPSLNGEAPVTGVQPQGQGLSDAEKRRQQRLAELEAMRRSPVIVMAGTGGQTGVLTGAARSNASLPGSAGDAQSSQASAGSDFNDNFQGRKINRIRGGLQPNRNFTIEAGSQIPCVLQNAMDSTLSGLVTCVVSSDVRSATGSVIVLDKGTKIIGEYKGGIQDGQSRLFVIWNRAVTPEGVSMKLSSPATDALGRAGLEGDVENFFFKRFGAALLLSIVGDLGFALQNEIAGAQQTFRAPNQVAQQSVNQNISPVLRAPQGAILNVMAAHDLDFSNIYSLRLRPAHAR from the coding sequence GTGAGCGACACTATCAACAGAGACAGCACGGAAAATCCTTTGCCAGCGGCGAATGGTGGCGACGGCGACCGTAAGGAATCTGCTTCCGCCAAGGTCGGCGCGAAAGTCGATATGAAGAAGCTCGCGCTGTTTGGCGCGGGTATCTTCGGTCTGGTGGCTGTCGGTTCAGGTGCTTTTAACAGCGGTGGTGGCGATGAAGAAAAGCCGGATCGTGAGCCGGTGGAAGTCACCATGAAAGAAAGTGACCCTGTATCTGATCGCTTGAACACGCAAGCGATTGATCCGGTGGACGGCGCGCCATTGGAGCAACCGGGAGAGGAAGTCCCTTCCTTGAATGGCGAAGCGCCCGTAACGGGTGTCCAACCGCAAGGGCAGGGGCTTAGTGATGCTGAAAAACGCAGGCAACAGCGTTTGGCAGAACTGGAAGCTATGCGCCGTTCTCCGGTCATCGTGATGGCCGGAACAGGTGGGCAAACGGGTGTGCTTACAGGTGCGGCTAGATCCAATGCGTCATTGCCTGGCTCTGCCGGCGATGCGCAATCTAGCCAAGCGAGCGCTGGAAGTGATTTTAACGACAATTTTCAGGGGCGGAAAATCAACCGCATACGCGGCGGTTTGCAGCCTAATCGCAATTTCACGATAGAGGCCGGTTCGCAGATACCGTGCGTCCTGCAAAATGCGATGGACAGCACCCTATCGGGGCTGGTGACGTGTGTGGTGTCGAGTGATGTTCGCTCGGCAACAGGCAGCGTCATTGTGTTGGATAAAGGCACCAAGATTATCGGCGAATATAAGGGCGGTATTCAGGATGGTCAGTCTCGGCTGTTTGTCATTTGGAATCGTGCTGTTACGCCGGAAGGCGTGTCTATGAAACTATCTTCACCCGCAACGGATGCGCTGGGCAGGGCAGGGCTGGAAGGCGATGTTGAAAACTTCTTCTTCAAGCGCTTTGGCGCTGCATTGCTGCTGTCGATTGTTGGCGATTTAGGTTTTGCGCTGCAAAATGAAATAGCAGGGGCGCAACAGACGTTCAGAGCACCTAACCAGGTGGCGCAGCAATCGGTCAATCAGAATATCAGCCCGGTCCTGCGCGCTCCGCAAGGCGCTATTCTGAATGTAATGGCGGCGCATGATTTGGACTTCTCCAACATCTATTCATTGCGGCTGCGACCAGCTCATGCGCGATAA
- the virB11 gene encoding P-type DNA transfer ATPase VirB11, whose amino-acid sequence MRDKKFDLSLLTELLIPFQEILARDDITELVINQPGIVAVETRKGWEWIEDDRFDMARLQRVAKLVANSTSQTLDATKPLLSAVLPTGERVQVVAPPAVDEGSFSMTIRKPSSTKLSLDDLDNYGLFKKTAKGGEVVDPVKDELAGLFNAGEWAKFLRAAVIGKQNILISGSTGSGKTTLSKALIAEIPLDERLLTIEDTRELEAPHKNVVHMIYSKGGQGKAPISAKELLEASLRMRPDRILLQELRDGTAFYYLRNVNSGHPGSITTVHADSAELAFEQLTLLVKESDGGSDLARDDIRAMLTSLVDVVVQAKKVEGEFSVTEIWWGGATKKAELRYAA is encoded by the coding sequence ATGCGCGATAAGAAATTTGATTTATCGCTGCTGACAGAGCTGCTGATTCCATTTCAGGAGATTTTGGCGCGTGATGACATTACCGAGCTGGTGATTAACCAGCCCGGTATTGTTGCTGTGGAAACCCGCAAGGGCTGGGAATGGATAGAGGATGATCGCTTTGATATGGCGCGTTTGCAGCGCGTTGCCAAGCTGGTTGCCAATTCGACCAGCCAGACGCTCGATGCGACCAAGCCGTTGCTCTCGGCCGTTCTTCCGACTGGTGAACGTGTCCAGGTAGTAGCGCCGCCTGCTGTCGATGAAGGCAGCTTTTCAATGACCATTCGCAAGCCTTCCTCAACGAAATTGAGCTTGGATGATTTGGACAATTACGGATTGTTCAAAAAGACAGCAAAAGGCGGTGAAGTCGTCGATCCTGTTAAGGATGAATTGGCGGGGCTTTTTAATGCAGGGGAGTGGGCGAAGTTTCTGCGCGCTGCGGTGATCGGTAAGCAAAATATCCTGATTTCCGGCTCAACCGGATCGGGCAAAACTACACTTTCCAAAGCGCTTATTGCAGAGATTCCATTAGACGAACGATTGCTGACAATCGAAGATACGCGCGAACTGGAAGCACCGCATAAAAATGTGGTGCATATGATTTACTCAAAAGGGGGGCAGGGCAAAGCGCCGATTTCGGCAAAAGAGTTGCTGGAAGCAAGTTTGCGGATGCGGCCTGATCGGATATTGCTGCAAGAGCTGCGCGATGGCACCGCTTTCTATTATCTGCGGAACGTCAATAGCGGCCATCCTGGCTCTATTACCACTGTCCATGCTGACAGCGCAGAGCTGGCCTTTGAGCAGCTTACCTTGCTGGTCAAAGAAAGTGATGGCGGCTCTGATCTTGCCCGTGATGACATTCGCGCCATGCTTACCTCGTTGGTTGACGTGGTTGTGCAAGCAAAGAAGGTGGAGGGCGAGTTTTCGGTAACGGAAATATGGTGGGGCGGTGCGACCAAAAAAGCGGAGCTGCGCTATGCAGCTTGA
- a CDS encoding type IV secretory system conjugative DNA transfer family protein: MKDLKKSGLMAKKGLMLGSFNGREIRLGGQEHVFVEAPTRAGKGVGVVIPNLLDWHGSTVVLDVKHENYEKTAGYRQQELGQQVLLFDPLNNQCKSCRYNPLGYINRSDPIEVIAELQKIGQMLYPEPKDGETFWLDSARSAFMGIGAYIAAHDGQEGREELPFTIGEIYRQITRPNSKRHWHNIINERKGAAAGLSRQCRDAISDFVSSSDNTYSGIRQTLTSRINIWVNPFLDYATSASDFEIQELRERPISLYLGTSPDNIEVVAPLYNLLFQQILDITMRTLPEKGVSDIQVLLLMDEFARLGNALNLANAFSLAAGYGIRLMPVVQSRSQLRHTYGPDKADEIIANCGAELIFGVKEQKIADELSKRLGTYTFEAKSRNRKRWESFESSTSTSDQRRDLMNPDEIKKMHPDNMLLFRAGTPSIKARKLKYYESRKYSQRSEIPAPILPVLSLSEILSSEKGAAIAPPNDMEGGSVREWVERRFYESKASDFMPLEDRLLWLRDNMANTPDSEAERENASTVINDRSKYVAG; the protein is encoded by the coding sequence ATGAAAGATTTGAAAAAAAGCGGCCTGATGGCGAAGAAGGGCTTGATGCTGGGCAGCTTTAATGGCCGGGAGATACGGCTAGGCGGGCAAGAGCATGTCTTTGTCGAGGCTCCGACGCGGGCCGGTAAAGGCGTTGGCGTTGTCATCCCGAATTTGTTGGACTGGCATGGGTCAACGGTGGTTCTCGACGTAAAGCACGAGAATTACGAAAAGACAGCCGGGTATCGACAGCAAGAGCTGGGGCAACAGGTGTTGCTATTCGATCCGCTTAATAATCAGTGCAAAAGCTGCCGCTATAATCCGCTGGGATATATCAACCGCTCTGATCCTATTGAAGTCATCGCAGAGCTGCAAAAGATAGGCCAGATGCTTTACCCTGAACCTAAGGATGGGGAAACCTTCTGGCTGGATAGTGCCCGCTCCGCCTTTATGGGCATAGGAGCCTATATCGCAGCGCATGATGGGCAAGAGGGCAGAGAGGAACTGCCTTTCACCATAGGGGAGATATACAGGCAGATTACGCGGCCTAACTCCAAGCGACACTGGCACAATATCATCAATGAGCGCAAAGGGGCTGCTGCGGGTCTGTCGCGGCAATGTCGCGATGCTATCAGCGATTTTGTCTCGTCCAGCGACAACACATATTCCGGTATTCGCCAAACGCTCACGTCGCGGATTAATATATGGGTTAATCCGTTCTTGGACTATGCGACCAGCGCCTCTGATTTCGAGATACAGGAATTGCGGGAAAGGCCGATTTCGCTCTATCTCGGAACGTCGCCTGATAATATCGAGGTTGTTGCGCCGCTCTATAATCTGCTGTTCCAGCAAATACTGGACATTACGATGCGGACGCTGCCGGAAAAGGGCGTCTCTGATATTCAGGTGCTTTTGCTGATGGATGAATTTGCGCGGCTCGGTAATGCGCTGAACCTCGCTAATGCTTTCTCGCTTGCTGCTGGCTATGGCATCCGCCTTATGCCGGTGGTGCAATCCCGGTCACAGCTCCGGCATACCTATGGGCCGGATAAAGCCGACGAGATTATTGCCAACTGTGGTGCAGAGCTGATTTTTGGCGTCAAAGAACAAAAGATTGCCGATGAACTGTCAAAGCGGTTGGGAACCTATACGTTCGAGGCAAAGTCGCGCAATCGTAAGCGCTGGGAGTCGTTTGAAAGCTCAACGTCAACGAGTGACCAGCGGCGCGACCTGATGAATCCCGATGAAATTAAGAAGATGCACCCGGACAATATGCTTTTGTTCAGGGCCGGGACGCCTTCAATCAAAGCGCGCAAGCTCAAATATTATGAAAGCCGTAAATACAGCCAGCGCAGCGAGATACCCGCGCCAATCTTGCCGGTTCTTTCATTATCCGAGATTCTGTCTAGTGAAAAAGGCGCCGCAATAGCACCGCCTAACGATATGGAAGGCGGTTCGGTTCGAGAATGGGTCGAGCGGCGCTTCTATGAGAGCAAAGCTTCGGATTTCATGCCATTGGAAGATAGGCTTCTATGGCTGCGCGATAACATGGCTAACACGCCTGATAGTGAAGCCGAACGCGAAAACGCATCAACCGTAATAAATGACAGGAGTAAATATGTCGCAGGATGA